From the Sebastes fasciatus isolate fSebFas1 chromosome 3, fSebFas1.pri, whole genome shotgun sequence genome, one window contains:
- the LOC141763584 gene encoding E3 ubiquitin-protein ligase TRIM39-like produces MAMPAAFLSEDQFTCSICLEVFNNPVSTPCGHSFCQACISSYWDGGGGAIKFYQCPLCKESYRERPELHINRTLKEITEQFKEIADIGEPINGRGGGGVEDHHLSPPQRPGEMPDTIFAEMMTRFQRLPYPDVPHPQSPNEHRDPPPPYSPPPYSPSRRFTLSGPSDSSPNPPLCPIHLRGLEFFCRTDNTCVCCICVETEEHRGHSVIPAKREWHIRKSQLGIAEVELKDLIRERERKVEEIHNSLREIRAAAERETDGAVGVFSKLISSLERCQAEVLEVLEMTRRAAEHRAQGLLKELEEEIAELKQRSTALSQLALSDDYILFLKTFPALSTPPQAKDWSSVSVVSELTSGGILRTVNQMMERFQEEMKKLPEVCQRSSLGQSVSRPNPKVRRVQEYAEDITLDANTAHPRLMISADGKQVHCGDNHRSVSDNPERFDRVVCVLASQGFSSGRHYWEVEVGGKTDWDLGVARRSINRKGKITVSPAHGYWFLSLRDRTDYAFRTEPSTNLTVSLRPSRIGIYVDCDKGLLSFYNVEARLLIYTFTDIFSDTIHAFFSPCTNKSGRNEAPLIICPVAMTE; encoded by the exons ATGGCAATGCCTGCGGCCTTTCTGTCTGAAGACCAGTTCACCTGCTCGATCTGTCTGGAGGTGTTCAACAACCCAGTCTCAACACCATGCGGCCACAGTTTCTGCCAGGCCTGCATCTCCTCCTActgggatggaggaggaggggccaTCAAGTTCTACCAGTGTCCCCTCTGCAAGGAATCCTACCGCGAGCGACCAGAGCTCCATATCAACCGAACCCTAAAGGAAATCACTGAACAGTTCAAGGAGATAGCCGACATTGGAGAACCAATAAAtggaagaggtggaggaggagtggaggatCATCACCTGTCTCCACCCCAGAGGCCGGGGGAGATGCCAGATACCATCTTTGCTGAGATGATGACCCGTTTTCAGCGGCTGCCCTATCCAGATGTACCTCACCCCCAAAGCCCCAATGAGCACCGCGACCCGCCTCCACCCTACTCACCTCCACCCTACTCACCTTCCCGCAG GTTCACTCTGAGCGGTCCCAGTGACTCTTCCCCTAATCCGCCTCTGTGTCCCATCCACCTGAGAGGGCTGGAGTTTTTCTGTCGCACTGATAACACCTGCGTCTGCTGCATCTGCGTGGAGACAGAAGAGCACCGAGGACACAGTGTCATCCCTGCCAAGAGAGAGTGGCACATCAGGAAG TCCCAGTTGGGTATTGCAGAGGTGGAGCTGAAGGATCTCAtccgtgagagagagaggaaagtggAGGAAATACACAACTCCTTACGAGAGATACGG GCTgctgctgagagagagacagacggagctGTTGGTGTGTTTTCCAAACTGATCTCCAGTTTGGAACGCTGCCAAGCTGAAGTCTTGGAG GTATTGGAGATGACTCGGCGTGCGGCTGAGCACAGAGCTCAGGGCCTGctgaaggagctggaggaggagatagCTGAGCTCAAACAGAGGAGTACAGCACTGAGCCAGCTGGCTCTGTCTGACGACTACATACTCTTTCTCAAG ACGTTCCCTGCCCTGTCCACCCCTCCGCAAGCTAAGGACTGGTCCAGTGTCTCTGTGGTATCTGAGCTGACCTCAGGGGGGATCCTCAGGACTGTCAATCAAATGATGGAGCGCTTTCAGGAAGAGATGAAGAAACTGCCAGAAGTCT GCCAGCGATCCTCGTTGGGCCAGTCCGTATCCAGGCCCAACCCAA AGGTGAGGAGGGTTCAAGAATATGCAG AAGACATCACTTTAGACGCCAACACAGCCCACCCACGTCTCATGATCTCAGCAGATGGGAAGCAGGTGCACTGTGGCGACAACCATCGGTCGGTATCCGACAACCCTGAGCGCTTTGACCGGGTGGTGTGTGTGCTCGCCAGCCAGGGCTTCAGCTCAGGACGGCATTATTGGGAG GTGGAGGTGGGAGGAAAGACCGACTGGGACCTGGGAGTGGCAAGGCGGTCCATCAATCGGAAGGGCAAGATCACTGTAAGCCCTGCCCATGGCTACTGGTTCCTCAGCCTGCGGGATCGGACCGACTACGCCTTCCGAACAGAGCCCTCAACCAACCTGACAGTCAGCCTCAGACCGTCCCGGATTGGAATCTATGTGGACTGTGATAAGGGACTATTGTCCTTCTACAACGTGGAGGCCAGATTGCTCATCTATACATTCACAGATATTTTTTCTGACACCATCCATGCGTTCTTCAGCCCCTGTACTAATAAATCAGGACGGAATGAGGCTCCACTAATCATTTGCCCTGTTGCAATGACAGAATGA